From the Sebastes fasciatus isolate fSebFas1 chromosome 9, fSebFas1.pri, whole genome shotgun sequence genome, the window cctgaaactttctcatttattgtggtcttgtaaatttacatgtgaattgtggaaagatgtcaataattttatacttgttaacattttctcagattttgcactgtactatagaaatattatatttggttgctatggttacagtgacagacagtaatgcattttgtcttattaatttaattttaattctggcgaagttccacattcacaagtgtaaatttaccaaagaaaaaagcctaatttctttgtatttatgaaagaaatggaattatatctgtcaaattatatataatgaaattatatatataaaatcacaCTTTAGAAGGATAATTTCTTAGTCTAATAAAATTGAAAAGGAGGCTTATAAACTATGAGTTTAAGGTGCATACAGTAATTACCCATATAATGACTTCTAAGCGGTTAATCAAAGAAAGTCTTTGTTCATACAGCCCTAAATCTCATCAAGTATATAAAACcaagatatttttttattttagcactGTGAACCTTTATACATCCATCATTCTTGCCtcgctttttctttttttgttacattttacatatttttaaatagtatttttaaaatatttttattgccattttttctattctatattttatgtctatacaccaaagcaaattccttgtatgtgaaaacctacttggcaGATCTGAAAAATGCTCCCCACAGTCTAAGCTCAACTTAATCAGTTAGAAATTACTGGAAATGCGTCACTTGACGTCTTGTAAATACTGCCGCTGTGAGTGCTTCTcttcaaaaaaaaagatgtttcacCAAATCTTTAGTTCCTCATTTTGGACATGATTAAATCCTATTCCATCTCTTAGAATAAAGGAAGAGCATATCACTGTATACATTTTATCTACTGGAATTAATAATTGACGGAAAGTATAAATCTCTTTAATTTTACAAGCAACTTGAAAATGTCGAGACCATTATGGCAATAAAACACAGTTTCGTTACACAGTATCTTAACATTGAGAAGacaaaaaagattaaaaacacaaGACAGAGTTGGACAGTAAAGACATTGTTTAAGAAGAATACATTAAAAACTGTTCTTTAGTTCTGAGAGCGGAGTGGTAGTCTGGATTTATGAGGTGTTGAGGCTTCGTTTTCTGAGGTTTTCTGCCTGGCGTTGTTCTTTGTGTCTTTCTTACCGCCCTTCTTTTGCTGGAAAAGGGAAATAAATCAGATTATAGAATCATCGTTATCAATACACAGTAAAATGTGCTGAAAGTTGGGTGAGCGTTCGTGCTAAATGTAGTGATGCACTGTATACTGATACTACAAAAGGTATCGTGATACCCTGCAGTTAAAAACGCTACGATACCCCGTTTTATTTCTATCGATACTTTAAGAATGAGGGGAAAagcacattttaacatttttatttaataaaaaattccatgttctgtcatctattattccattattttccagatgttttagaTCGTTGCCGTGGTATCGTTTCAGTATCGTATCAagatatttaggcagggtatAGTATCAAAGTCTGAACTTTGGCATCGTGACAACACAAGCTAAATGGCGAGGCATCCCTATGTAAAacttccagacatttttcaacctTTACTGCTCACCTTGAAGAAGGGAACGCGTTTGCTCTCGTTGAAGACGAGGTTCTCGTCGACGAAGGACGGCTCTGTGGCCAAGCTTTCATTACAGGTACTCAGCTCGTCCTCCAGAGAGTCCTGGACACAATAAAGAGGAACAAGACGTGAAAATGGAGCAGAAATtaaaaaggtgctattgatcacattcagccactagatgtcgcattctcatTAACCTATTAAATTAGGTTAACCTGATTACTGGAAGAACCATCCTACGTAGGAGAATACAAAACAGTAAACGTACGTGATCAACCTGGCTGTttttgtcctcctcttcctcctcctcatctatGGCGGcctgcagctcctcctgctgccTCCTCAGGGTCTCCAGCAGCTCGCCGCGGCTCCACGACTTTTCCAGCCGCCTGGGATACACAAACTCCCGACGCTGAGGGGTCGCACCTGAGGGCAACAGCAGAACTGGTTTATAACTGGGACAGGTTCAAGGACTTGAAAACACCAGACACTTTGTACCTTCTCTCCAAAAGGACACATTTCGGATAACTTACCTGTGGGAATGTCCTGCTGCAGTTCCTCCTGCAGGAAGCCGTGGACCAGCTGTTGGCTCGTCTCTAAGCGGTCCCGGAGCTCGGCCTGCTGTTGGTCCAGGACAGTCCGGTCCAGGGAGGTCTGGTTCTGCACGGCCAACAGAGACCGCTTCACCTCCTCCTGCCGACCGGACAGCTCCTCTTCGACTGTCCGGAGCTGTTCAGAGCAGCGCGTCTCGACGCTCTGGAGAGAAGATGAAGGATTAGAGTACGGGCACGTTTGGGCAAGTTTTATCTCCCAGGTGAAGCGTTTGTTCTGATACAGTGAAACCTCAAACTTCAGTATAATCAAGCGTCCGCAGGTACAGTATTACCTGCAGAAATTAAGTTCAGTAGGTTTTCAACAACAGGACGTTTTGTGGAACAAATTACACACTTCTCAGAGCACTTTTATAGACTCTAAGGTAGATTTTCAAGATTCATGATTCACTTTATTGTCCCTCATTGTAGGAAATTTGGATCAGGCTTCCACCCATAAAAAACATTCCACATACATAAAAAGACGAGGGAAGAGGAACAGCTACAGGAAAAAAAGAATCCTACAAAGCACCAGTGAAAAGTGGGACTATATGAAATATTAATTATGCTCTACCTGTCTTCAGTTTCTAAATGTATCAGtaaaaaaatctccctttaagctacatatgaacagataaaaaatgtgcgattaatcgagattaactatggacaatcatgcgattaaatattgtaatcgattgacagccctactaagaACATAATAAAACATACACTGATgctaaatacataaaaaaaactacttgcAACTGAAAAATAGTCAGTCAATAAGATAAGATTTGAGTGTATTCACTTAAAGCAATACTCCACGGAAAATCTTAtgttgattattattaataaatcaaaCTAATAAGACATAAACGTGCAGCGATCAGAGGCCGTTTTTACCTGATGGAGGCTCTGGGCTTCAGAGGAAATCTTCCCCATCAGGGAAAGGTGTTCCTGGGCTTGAGTCTCTGCATGATCCCGAACTCTGGAGCTCCACTGGAGGTCACGTTGGACCAGACCTGCAGTCACAGATCGACAGCATCAGCAACAATGTACACTGAATGTACTGTAGATGTGGGTTTAAGGTTTAAATGATGAATTACGTACCGGACACGGAGCTGTGGAGGTGTGAGCAGCAGCCCGTCAACTCTTCCAGCGCTTGCTGGCTTTCGTCGGCGTTCAGGCGCAGAGAGGAGGCGAGCgcggaggaggtggaggagaggaggtcagCCTGGGCCGAGGCCTGGCGCTCTACTGTGCTGCAACCGCTGCACACAGCGTGAAAGAAATGGATATAAACACAATTTTAGTGGCTGATAATTGACCCTAAATTTGACTTTGACAAGCCTTCCTGGTGTTTGTCCTTCAGTCTGTCTGTGACTCACCTgctgatgttctcctggaggGTCTTGAGAGGTTTCTGCAGAGCTTTGGAGGCCGAGCGCAGATCAGTGTAGTCCTTCTGGGTCTCAATTGTCAGCAGGTTGAGCTGGTCCTGCAGGATCTGCATGGCCTGCTTCATACCCTGACAGCAGGAAGCACAGTAATAATGTTagtttcattttacatttacaaaaatatcTGTGACTGATTTAACTAGACTTTTACAAAACAGTTGGGTGACAATACCAGCATTTAAAGACGTAGAAATGTATCAATATGTATAATAGAAACTAAAAAATGGATCACATTATCAACAAAATCTTTTAGTTTGCATACATTAAACGACAGGAGAGTTAAATATCATCCTTtaagatttaaaaatattttaaagtatTAAAGAAATGTCTAACGGCAGAAACCTAAACTCAGCTTGTGGACAATGTTTAAATTAAAAGATTATgatcttaattaattaatcttcaggttcccagctttcagatgatgtacaccacttctgtgtGACATACATTGTTGACCTCCTATGTCCACCTAAAGAACCCCTCTACCCccctaaaagagacaaaaacgggtctacgGTAAAGAGGGTGGAATGGAAGAGGTTCAAGTAGAAAAAGACCCGGTTTATGTGACTTTGTTGTTTCCATTTTGCACTAAAACTCATAagattatttacttttgtggAAGCTGTTTTGGAAAAGCTACATTTTTTGGTGAGAAAAGTCTGGacggggggggaggggggggggctgaaacggagaggaaaaagatgTATTTACTAATTTAACCAGCTTAGTGTGGACGTCGTCAAATCAAATTTGTCATCTCAGACAAAATCAATTTCATTTCTCCTTTTAAATTCAAACTAAAATGGAATAAAAGCTGCTGGGTCCTACAGACCAGCTATTACCGTCTGCTGTCTGTCCTGCGCCTGTCGGATCTCGTCCTCCAGCTTGTCATGGTCGGCCTGCAGTGAGCTCAGGCCCTGCACGGCTTCCTCCCGCAACCCGGCCAGCTCCCGAACCAGGCCGCTGAAGAACACCCCcacctccttcatctcctccaccTGAGAGGGGGGAGACAATGAAAATGACGAGGAGGTTTAGCACAGAGATACTTTGTGAAAAAAGGTTAACATGTTTAGAAAAAGGTCTTAAAAACAGTCACACATCAAACATCCATTTTTCCAAATGAAAACACTATCAAATACCGTATGAATATAATTTCAACTGATtccttttattgtatttttttaatattttattggtATAAAAAAGAAGACCGAACACCGATATGGACTCACCTTGTTGGTCAGAGCTCGCTGCGTCTCCACGGTGACTCTCAGAGTGTCGTTGAGCTCCTTCACAGCCGACAGACCCATCAGAGTCCGAGCCACCAGCACGTCCTCCATGTCCTGTCGATGCTCTTCCTACAcacataaaaagaaagaaagcactcaaatatgtttttgttgtgctgTTTAATTTGGCCATTATAATCCCAATTTCAAACCAAATACATTAGCCTTCATCGTGTCTATTAAACTGTGTGGGTTGCCCTTGTTGTCCTcaccagcagctgcagcaggctCTCCTTGTCCTGCAGACACAGCGCCTCCTGTTGCTGCACTCTGTCCCGACAGCGAGTCACGCCCTCGTTCACCAGCTGCCCGACTCCACCCACGAAGGACTCCACGGTGGTCAGGGCTCCTTTCAGCGCCGCCTCGTTCATCACAAGCACACCGTCTGCACGGAAAAGCAGAGACGGACAGAATTAGGAAGTTAGACACCTTTATCAATCCATAAATATAATCAAAAACTAATTTGACAGGTTCTCTGATTTCCTAAGTATCAGACTTTACTGTTCTTCCTGACAGTATCTCTGGTCACAAATCTTAACATTTTGAGAGGATGGCAACAACAATTTGGCCACCACcgtctccctcttctctctgtctccaccatagactgtatataaagatggacaacatgacagagTATACCACCTCCTATTCCTTCATTTGAGACACTGAATATGCAAGGTTGCAATGACATTTCTTGAGCACATTACTGCTCCTCATAGGATGAACCCTTTAATAGATTTGAATGACCCTTTAGTAACTGTTCTTCTATCGCCACCCTGAGGATAACTTTACATGTTTATATCTCCACTACAGGTTAGATCTCTTCAGATCTCTGTTCTCACCGACGGCCCGCGAGTAGCTGCTCAGCATGTCGTGGTGTTTGGCTCCTTGCTGCTGAACGCAGCGCTGCATGTTGCCGAGCGCTCCCTCCATCCGCTGAGAAAAGCTCTGCTGGATCTCACTGTTGTGCTGCTCCACCTGCAATTACaatcaagtgtgtgtttgttagtcCTGATAATGGAAAGTCAAAAAGGTGCACAGATGGTGTTGCTGATAATGTCCAGCAACTAAAGGTCATATTTGTGTTCtttatatgtattcatttataatatttaacatAATTATGTCACAGGGAAACATCAAATAGCAACATCATAGACTGATACAACGCTTTAGTATTACTCTTGTTGTTTTGTCAGATACATTGATGTCCATGCAGGTCTACAATTATACACTCAAACATCTTACAAAACCCAATCAAACAAACTAAATGTTCATCAAATTGTAAAGACTTTCCGTTTGACATCATTTATAATTCAAtaactttgggttttggactgttggtcaaagAAAACGAGACATTTGGACTCTTTGAATTCAcaattttcggacattttttaataCTAAAAGATGAATCAATTAGTTGtagaaataatcaacagataaaTTAACCCAAGCCTTTGTTTCAcccagggctcaacaataaggattgcccacttgggcaagtaaaatgccacgtcgggctagtaaatctagcagcTCAAAAAATAGtttaacacattgttttttttccagagctgttgATGGAAGTAGCTCAGGAGTGAGCCAtcttatatattgtattgttgttCTACCACAGTACAGCACGTTGatcacattttgttgtttttaaatgtgctctacaTATAAACTTTACTTGAAGCCACCTTgagcttccttctcatctctgttgagagttgcacatgtgcAGTACCGATCAGCCACTCGTGATAAAATGGCGGCGGGTAAAGACAAAAATTTATGAGATGATGAGCAAGCGAGAATTTCAATTATCCttgaaacaggagtttagttgggtggcaTTAGAGAAGATGTGGGCGAAACTCTAACTAACTATGTATTGAGCAGTTTGCCGCAAGTTTGACAGCAAGGCGGATAAAACGtgacaattaactttagtcttttttgttatttgataaccactaataaataaaacaatttgtatcaGTGGcaagtaataaaataaatggtttTATTTAGATTAGGACGCGGGGGGATTTTCTTCAGTTGATCTGAAAAATAACATTTGGGAGATGCATCGTTTTCACTTGACAGAGAACGTGTGCCGTTTGAAAAGAGCGTGACCTTTTTCTTCCTGTCCAGCTTGTCCTGGAGACCCGACACGTCACTGGTGCTGGCATCCACTGTACTCAGCAGCTGAAGGACGACACACAAAGCACAAATATGTTAAACAAGATTTGAAGCGTGCTGCTGAGAAATTCTCACCAAAAGGAAATGAATGTATTCAGATTGATAGATAATGATCACACCGACTGATAAATGTTTTACACAGCTGAGTGCAAACAAGATAAAAAATACTTTCTGAAAAAAGGAAGTTGTGTGAAAAACAGCTAAAAGACAGGAAGTTACACACAGGATAGAGCATTACAAGAATGAGACATTATTAATAGGATGGAAAGTACATGAAGAGAAAAAAGGAACAGAAAAAGAGAAGGGGtgaaaaaaagctaaattaaaCTAACCAACATCTAAATCTAGCTGATAAAACATCAGAGCATTAACACACAGTGTCATGTATattaaagcatatcaattaaacTCGTCCGTACCTGTCCTGCCGTGTTATACAGAGATTCCTGCACTGAGGTGAGCTCCAAGCAGACGAACTCCTCCTGACTCAGCTTCTCTTTGGTCAGATGCAGGTCTCGATTCGTCTCCTCCAGCCTGAAACCAATGCAGAAAAACACACTctttaaaatgcagaatttgACTGTGGTTTAAACTCCTGCAGTCTCATTTCAAATGTTGAAGGATTTTTGTATAATGCATCACCTCTGCTGCTTCTCATCCAGGTCTACGGCGCACTGCTCCAGTCTGGTTTTACTGTCCGCAAACAGCTCAGtcacctgcagagagaaacaaacTGTGAGTGACAGCTGATGCAGAAAGAAACGACAACAGCAGCGAAGATAAAATACTAATGAATATcaacaaaaacatcaaaatgtactttctaGTGACAGAAAGTAATATGTGAGTGCAAACGTGTGAACTGGCTAGCATATAGGCATTTATCGTCGGCTGTATCACACATAATAAAGCTGCAACGACTATAACTCATGAAAAATTTAAGAGGCCAGGggatgtaaaattaaaaaatatatatatacacatcacacttgatattcaatttactgtcatatataactaagaaaaacagcaaactgAGACTCGCGTACCTTCTTGATCTCCTCCTCCATGGCAGCGATCTTGTCGGTGTTCTCGACCGTGTGCTCCTCGTGAGAGCTGATCTGACCCAACATggtcctgaaacacacacaggactgTCAGTTTGTTTCTGTTACAGCAGAACAGAAGACACAAGCTGCAATCAAGCATCTCTAAATTATTAAAAGTACGAGTctgtaaaaaaatacttttctgtATTCCACTTCCTTGTTGAATTTATTaagtgaaataaaatgttaaatataaaaacagatccaaaatgatatatatatatatatatcctgatGTCTTCTCTACAAAAGAACTTAAAGAGCTCaacttttttcccctttttttagGACTGTATTATCATTTCTGTAGAGTTTAATAACCCTTTTAATAATAACGTCAATTTCgataattgattgattgtcttaagtaatttatcaagcaaaaatgaccAAATATCTGGCTGCCTCTTCACAAACATGGAGATTTTACTACTTCTCGAACTCTGTAAATTGAATAAGTTTTAGTTTTTGACTGCTGGTTGTATAAAACAAGAGACAGTTGAAGGCGTCACCTTCGACTTTGATTCTTGGAAACTGTGATGGGCCTTTTTTAAAATACTTTCTGGATATGTCATAgaagcgtgcagggcggtgcagtcccgtgggtctgatgcatgTTCATTATgtcgaggaaaataactctggattcatcAGCATTACCGCAACGCCATCTAGTGGCTGTTTTCCAAAAAGCAccagtttcatctctttgcttctaaactctttGGCTAAAGGATGGtgaagtaaaacaaataaaactgtttttatgcGACTTACTCGTAGTTCTCTGCAGAAAGATAAACTCCGTTCTTGTCTCGAGTGGCGGCCAGGTCGCGCTTCAGACGCTCGATCTCCTCCGTGTATTCCTGAGAGGACAGAAACACAAGTCAGTATTTTCCTTAAAGACGATGAAATGATATCAAAGACATTTCCTGACAAGCAGCAAGTAATTTGGATGTGTTTGCATCCCTTTAAATTGTGATATCAATCTCATCCACCTTAATGAGTGTCCTCTTGGTGAGTTTCTGGTTGACCTCGGGTTTGTTCATGATGTTCTTGGCTCTGCTGGCGTACTCCAGCGTGCTCAGAGTCTCCTGCAGGGACAGagaagaaaatcacatcatCGTGAGTGTCCATGGAGTCGGAGGAGCAAAGTGTATGCTGGAGCAATGAGAAGTAGAAATGTCAGCAACATAAGCACGTATTCACAGAGAGGACAGAACGTACCTCCATGTTGCTGGAGGAAGGCGACACGGTGGCGATGATGGAGGTTTTGGTTCGTCCTCCCAGAGAGTCCTGCAGGATTCTGGTCAGCTTAGACTCTCTGTGAGAAGAGTACACATCATTTATCTAACTAGTAATTACAAC encodes:
- the kif11 gene encoding kinesin-like protein KIF11, producing MSSSHNLSGVKREEKGRNIQVVVRCRPFNTMERKSSYGVMDCDPSRKEVIVKTGGVNDKASRKTYTFDMVFGQAAKQIDVYRSVVCPILDEVIMGYNCTVFAYGQTGTGKTFTMEGERSPDEEFTWEEDPLAGIIPRTLHQIFEKLSENGTEFSVKVSLLEIYNEELFDLLSPSDDVNERLQLFDDPRNKRGVVVKGLEEVTVHNKYEVYQILERGSAKRRTASTLMNAYSSRSHSVFSVTIHMKEITMDGEELVKIGKLNLVDLAGSENIGRSGAVDKRAREAGNINQSLLTLGRVITALVEKRPHIPYRESKLTRILQDSLGGRTKTSIIATVSPSSSNMEETLSTLEYASRAKNIMNKPEVNQKLTKRTLIKEYTEEIERLKRDLAATRDKNGVYLSAENYETMLGQISSHEEHTVENTDKIAAMEEEIKKVTELFADSKTRLEQCAVDLDEKQQRLEETNRDLHLTKEKLSQEEFVCLELTSVQESLYNTAGQLLSTVDASTSDVSGLQDKLDRKKKVEQHNSEIQQSFSQRMEGALGNMQRCVQQQGAKHHDMLSSYSRAVDGVLVMNEAALKGALTTVESFVGGVGQLVNEGVTRCRDRVQQQEALCLQDKESLLQLLEEHRQDMEDVLVARTLMGLSAVKELNDTLRVTVETQRALTNKVEEMKEVGVFFSGLVRELAGLREEAVQGLSSLQADHDKLEDEIRQAQDRQQTGMKQAMQILQDQLNLLTIETQKDYTDLRSASKALQKPLKTLQENISSGCSTVERQASAQADLLSSTSSALASSLRLNADESQQALEELTGCCSHLHSSVSGLVQRDLQWSSRVRDHAETQAQEHLSLMGKISSEAQSLHQSVETRCSEQLRTVEEELSGRQEEVKRSLLAVQNQTSLDRTVLDQQQAELRDRLETSQQLVHGFLQEELQQDIPTGATPQRREFVYPRRLEKSWSRGELLETLRRQQEELQAAIDEEEEEEDKNSQVDHDSLEDELSTCNESLATEPSFVDENLVFNESKRVPFFKQKKGGKKDTKNNARQKTSENEASTPHKSRLPLRSQN